A genome region from Brassica oleracea var. oleracea cultivar TO1000 chromosome C2, BOL, whole genome shotgun sequence includes the following:
- the LOC106325226 gene encoding peroxidase 67-like translates to MEYHNKQIISMLKVLFMMILMIMSTQTHAQLSSDFYAESCPSLFPAVRGVMQRAVAKERRMAASLLRLFFHDCFINGCDGSILLDDTSSFRGEKTAGPNNNSVRGFEVIDKIKSRVEKLCPGVVSCADIVAISARDSVLLLGGPRWSVKLGRRDSKKAGFSAANSGVIPSPFSTLKNLINRFKAQGLSVRDMVALSGAHTIGQANCLTFRNRIYNESNIDLSFALSRRKNCPATSGSGDNKKAPLDIGSPTRFDHSYYNQLLDKKGLLTSDQVLFNGGSTDSLVGKYSRSLNTFYRDFVRAMIKMGDIKPLTGSHGQIRRNCRRPN, encoded by the exons ATGGAGTACCACAATAAGCAGATCATTAGTATGCTAAAGGTGTTGTTTATGATGATTCTGATGATAATGAGTACACAAACCCATGCTCAGCTGAGCAGTGACTTCTACGCTGAGAGCTGCCCTTCACTATTCCCTGCCGTGAGAGGAGTGATGCAACGGGCGGTGGCCAAAGAGCGCCGCATGGCTGCTTCTCTCCTCCGTTTGTTCTTCCATGATTGTTTCATCAAT GGTTGTGACGGATCCATATTGTTGGACGATACATCCTCTTTTAGGGGAGAGAAAACTGCAGGACCCAACAATAACTCTGTCAGAGGATTCGAAGTGATAGACAAAATCAAGTCGAGGGTTGAGAAACTCTGCCCAGGCGTCGTCTCATGTGCAGACATTGTCGCCATCAGTGCTCGTGACTCCGTCCTCCTG TTAGGTGGGCCTAGATGGAGCGTAAAGCTTGGAAGACGAGACTCCAAGAAGGCAGGCTTCTCAGCTGCCAATTCAGGCGTCATCCCTTCTCCATTCAGTACACTTAAAAACCTCATCAACCGATTCAAAGCCCAAGGCTTGTCCGTACGTGACATGGTCGCACTCTCTGGTGCTCACACCATTGGACAAGCCAACTGTCTCACTTTCAGGAACCGTATCTACAATGAAAGCAATATCGACCTCTCTTTCGCCTTATCTAGACGTAAGAACTGTCCTGCTACCTCTGGCTCTGGCGACAACAAGAAAGCCCCTCTTGACATCGGCTCTCCCACAAGATTTGACCATAGCTACTATAATCAGCTTCTCGATAAAAAGGGTCTCCTGACGTCAGACCAGGTGCTTTTCAACGGCGGTTCCACTGACTCATTGGTCGGAAAGTACAGCCGCAGTCTGAACACCTTCTACCGTGACTTCGTGAGGGCTATGATTAAGATGGGCGATATCAAGCCCCTTACTGGATCCCATGGTCAGATCCGCAGAAACTGTCGCAGGCCTAATTAA
- the LOC106323357 gene encoding uncharacterized mitochondrial protein AtMg00810-like, translated as MKIFMMQPPGFEDKGNPAAVCKLRKAVYGLKQALRAWNSYADASLFIYNKKMVSSYLGTLSYFLGIEATHSPKGLLLTQKRYIADLLHRTNMKNAKSVATPMCTPDQLTLNSGHKIDDPKQFRAVVGSLKYMSLTRPGISFAVNKMSQYMHQPTDEHWAAVKRILRYLSGTMVHGIFLPRHNTPTLHAFIDADWDGNKDDYTSTGADIVYYGSHPIAW; from the exons ATGAAGATTTTTATGATGCAACCCCCGGGTTTTGAAGATAAAGGTAACCCTGCTGCAGTTTGCAAACTCCGGAAAGCTGTCTATGGTTTAAAACAAGCTCTGAGAGCTTG GAACTCTTATGCTGATGCAAGCCTCTTTATCTACAACAAAAAAATGGTGTCTTCTT ATCTAGGAACATTATCATACTTCCTTGGTATTGAAGCTACTCATTCTCCAAAGGGTTTATTATTAACACAAAAGCGTTACATTGCAGATTTGCTTCACAGGACAAACATGAAGAACGCTAAATCAGTCGCAACTCCCATGTGCACACCCGATCAGCTCACACTCAACTCTGGCCATAAAATTGATGATCCAAAACAGTTTCGTGCAGTTGTTGGGAGCCTCAAGTACATGTCTTTAACAAGACCAGGCATCTCTTTCGCAGTCAACAAAATGTCTCAATATATGCATCAACCTACCGATGAACATTGGGCTGCTGTCAAACGAATCTTAAGATACCTTTCTGGAACCATGGTGCACGGTATCTTCCTTCCTCGCCACAACACTCCAACTCTCCATGCTTTTATCGACGCTGACTGGGATGGCAACAAAGATGATTACACCTCTACTGGCGCTGACATTGTATATTATGGGAGCCACCCCATTGCATGGTAG